In the Kitasatospora terrestris genome, one interval contains:
- the dacB gene encoding D-alanyl-D-alanine carboxypeptidase/D-alanyl-D-alanine endopeptidase → MTAHLARRPVRRALPLVALSLAATLLVGSAHADSPTPADPTLAGDLDAILSDARLANAQAGVVVLDAATGKPVYQRQPDALLTPASTLKTVTTAAALDLLGADHRFTTEVRTVGTQRGSALFGDLVLRGGGDPSLRPQDLDALAAKVADAGITVVTGRLLTDATRYESTPLGPGWAWDDEPYSYSPQISALTLAPDAEYTMGAAQVIVTPGEAGQPAKITFNPAETPLTVSGQVTTGAAGSGTTAGVERKRGANVLAASGSIAAGSAPATYWTTVENPAAYTGAVFAGALAKHGVRVVQPTAAATGSEQSQVLASHDSATIGELITPMLKLSNNGIAEHLLKETGKVKGGTGSWSAGITQVRAFLKANGLELPAGRQVDGSGLSRYDLVTPAKMAGLMQLASTKPWFDAWYAALPVAGNSARMVGGTLTARMRGTAAQDNVHAKSGSMGGVDNLTGYATAPDGRKLVFTVMVNNFAGTSPRPLIDAVAVRLAAGHPAAPSTAPAAPKQLQQAPGARSAAPQQSADSPSTQTRWEDCELLARC, encoded by the coding sequence TTGACCGCGCACCTCGCCCGGCGCCCCGTGCGCCGGGCCCTGCCGCTCGTCGCCCTCTCGCTGGCCGCCACCCTGCTGGTCGGCTCGGCGCACGCCGACAGCCCCACCCCGGCCGACCCGACCCTGGCGGGCGACCTGGACGCGATCCTCTCCGACGCCCGCCTGGCCAACGCCCAGGCGGGCGTCGTGGTGCTCGACGCGGCCACCGGCAAGCCGGTGTACCAGCGCCAGCCCGACGCCCTGCTCACCCCGGCGTCCACCCTGAAGACGGTCACCACCGCCGCCGCGCTCGACCTGCTCGGCGCCGACCACCGCTTCACCACCGAGGTCCGCACCGTCGGCACCCAGCGCGGCAGCGCCCTCTTCGGCGACCTGGTGCTGCGCGGCGGCGGCGACCCGAGCCTGCGCCCGCAGGACCTGGACGCGCTCGCCGCCAAGGTCGCGGACGCCGGCATCACCGTGGTCACCGGCCGGCTGCTGACCGACGCCACCCGCTACGAGTCGACCCCGCTCGGCCCCGGCTGGGCCTGGGACGACGAGCCCTACAGCTACAGCCCGCAGATCTCCGCGCTGACCCTCGCGCCGGACGCCGAGTACACCATGGGCGCCGCCCAGGTGATCGTCACCCCCGGCGAGGCCGGCCAGCCCGCGAAGATCACCTTCAACCCGGCCGAGACCCCGCTGACCGTCAGCGGCCAGGTCACCACCGGCGCCGCGGGCAGCGGCACCACCGCCGGCGTGGAGCGCAAGCGCGGCGCCAACGTGCTCGCGGCCTCCGGCTCGATCGCCGCCGGCTCCGCCCCCGCCACCTACTGGACCACCGTCGAGAACCCGGCCGCCTACACCGGCGCGGTCTTCGCCGGCGCGCTCGCCAAGCACGGCGTGCGCGTCGTCCAGCCCACCGCCGCCGCCACCGGCAGCGAGCAGTCCCAGGTGCTGGCCAGTCACGACTCCGCCACCATCGGCGAGTTGATCACCCCGATGCTCAAGCTCAGCAACAACGGCATCGCCGAGCACCTGCTGAAGGAGACCGGCAAGGTCAAGGGCGGCACCGGCAGCTGGTCCGCCGGCATCACCCAGGTCCGCGCCTTCCTCAAGGCCAACGGCCTGGAACTGCCGGCCGGCCGCCAGGTCGACGGCTCGGGCCTGTCCCGCTACGACCTGGTCACCCCGGCGAAGATGGCCGGTCTGATGCAGCTGGCCTCCACCAAGCCCTGGTTCGACGCCTGGTACGCGGCGCTTCCGGTGGCCGGCAACTCGGCCCGGATGGTCGGCGGCACCCTCACCGCCCGGATGCGCGGCACCGCCGCGCAGGACAACGTGCACGCCAAGAGCGGCTCGATGGGCGGCGTGGACAACCTCACCGGCTACGCCACCGCGCCCGACGGCCGCAAGCTGGTCTTCACCGTGATGGTCAACAACTTCGCCGGCACCAGCCCGCGCCCGCTGATCGACGCGGTCGCCGTCCGCCTGGCCGCCGGCCACCCCGCCGCGCCGTCCACCGCGCCCGCCGCGCCGAAGCAGCTCCAGCAGGCCCCCGGCGCCCGCAGCGCCGCCCCGCAGCAGAGCGCCGACAGCCCGTCCACCCAGACCCGCTGGGAAGACTGCGAGCTGCTCGCCCGCTGCTGA
- a CDS encoding aldo/keto reductase family protein, producing MEFRHLGRSGLIVSEIAYGNWLTHGSQVEEETAAACIRAALDAGITTFDTADVYAETRAESVLGRALKGERREGLEILTKVYWPTGPGRNDRGLSRKHIMESINGSLRRLQTDYVDVYQAHRYDTLTPLEETMEAFADVVHSGKAHYIGVSEWTAEQIRAGHALARELRIPFVSSQPQYSALWRVIEAEVVPACEELGIGQVVWSPIAQGVLTGKYLPGAEPPAGSRATDERGSAFVSRWLQPEVLERVQQLRPLADEAGLSLAQLAVAWVLQNPNVSSAIIGASRPEQVAENVKASGVKLEPALLARMDEILAPVALTDPGLTAANAPQSRP from the coding sequence ATGGAGTTCCGCCACCTCGGCCGCAGCGGCCTGATCGTCAGTGAGATCGCGTACGGCAACTGGCTCACCCACGGCTCGCAGGTCGAGGAGGAGACCGCCGCCGCGTGCATCCGCGCCGCGCTGGACGCGGGCATCACCACCTTCGACACCGCCGACGTGTACGCCGAGACCCGCGCCGAGTCGGTGCTCGGCCGGGCCCTCAAGGGCGAGCGGCGCGAGGGGCTGGAGATCCTCACCAAGGTGTACTGGCCGACCGGCCCGGGCCGCAACGACCGGGGCCTGAGCCGCAAGCACATCATGGAGTCGATCAACGGCTCGCTGCGCCGCCTGCAGACCGACTACGTGGACGTCTACCAGGCGCACCGCTACGACACCCTCACTCCGCTGGAGGAGACCATGGAGGCCTTCGCCGACGTGGTCCACTCCGGCAAGGCGCACTACATCGGCGTCTCGGAGTGGACGGCCGAGCAGATCCGGGCCGGTCACGCGCTGGCCCGCGAGCTGCGCATCCCGTTCGTCTCCAGCCAGCCGCAGTACAGCGCGCTGTGGCGGGTGATCGAGGCCGAGGTGGTGCCGGCCTGCGAGGAGCTGGGCATCGGCCAGGTGGTCTGGTCGCCGATCGCGCAGGGCGTGCTGACCGGCAAGTACCTGCCCGGCGCCGAGCCGCCGGCCGGCTCCCGGGCCACCGACGAGCGCGGCTCGGCCTTCGTCTCGCGCTGGCTGCAGCCCGAGGTGCTGGAGCGGGTGCAGCAGCTGCGCCCGCTGGCGGACGAGGCCGGGCTGAGCCTGGCGCAGCTCGCCGTCGCCTGGGTGCTGCAGAACCCGAACGTCTCCTCGGCCATCATCGGGGCCTCCCGCCCCGAGCAGGTCGCGGAGAACGTGAAGGCCTCCGGCGTGAAGCTGGAGCCGGCCCTGCTGGCCCGGATGGACGAGATCCTCGCCCCGGTCGCCCTGACCGACCCGGGTCTCACTGCGGCCAACGCCCCGCAGTCCCGCCCGTAG
- a CDS encoding Uma2 family endonuclease yields the protein MSAEPIAYADVNHEAALKYAVQLIDHRWAQVIEGRIVLVSPMWDHEKVAARIRRQIDARVDELGCITGSGNLDLPGSPNWYMPDLAVIPEDLAAGAGALTPDQTLLIVEVTSESNGDTDRVTKRKRYAQYGAPLYLIADRQNRTCTLFSEPHDLGYAVVDGPHSFGTPIHLPEPFGLALDTTAF from the coding sequence GTGAGCGCAGAGCCCATCGCATACGCGGATGTGAACCACGAAGCCGCGCTGAAGTACGCCGTGCAGCTCATCGACCACCGATGGGCCCAGGTCATCGAGGGGCGGATCGTCCTGGTGTCACCCATGTGGGACCACGAAAAGGTCGCCGCGAGGATCCGCCGCCAGATCGACGCCCGCGTCGACGAGCTCGGATGCATCACCGGCTCGGGCAACCTCGACCTGCCCGGTTCCCCGAACTGGTACATGCCCGACCTCGCCGTCATCCCCGAAGACCTCGCCGCCGGCGCCGGCGCCCTCACCCCCGACCAGACCCTGCTGATCGTCGAGGTCACCTCCGAGTCCAACGGCGACACCGACCGCGTCACCAAGCGCAAGCGCTACGCCCAGTACGGCGCCCCGCTCTACCTGATCGCCGACCGGCAGAACCGCACCTGCACCCTGTTCTCCGAGCCTCACGACCTCGGCTACGCCGTCGTGGACGGCCCCCACTCGTTCGGCACCCCGATCCACCTGCCCGAACCGTTCGGCCTTGCCCTGGACACCACGGCGTTCTGA
- a CDS encoding SpoIIE family protein phosphatase, whose protein sequence is MAEPQLTPEAFDRAIVVIALTAGPGHRLVYVNEAFRDLFGDRPLGGPVAEVFADEGAEGLVDTLDQVLADSTARQVTAHRTVASPGASGPDDHRHFVYSCSPAASRYGPGVLIAAIDTTAQVHSARQAELLALERLHALQRYEALVSAVSQMVWLAQPDGTLTELVPGWQELTGQTLDQSASRGWLEAVHPRDRDRLTALWSRAHREQPPLVEYTFRVRTDGGGYRHVRSRAVPIVRDGELVEWIGTTTDVEDRWRRRLRERLLARAGGVTDVEGPEDAFAALAAAVVPELTDACAVYLLSGASGEELTGVRVASVARPGLPPLPPIRRQSYRLGAKSRLAVAQRRPKLLTFPAGQVPDGAVPSISAEWLNEARATSLTLLPIEVDGTVVALAAAARCEDSEPPCEADIELLHEVLQRAQTPLHQALELQRTRHAALVLQRALLTEPPAVEGAELATRYQPGSRTAEVGGDWYDAFPLPDGSLALTIGDVAGHDLAAATTMGQLRSMLRSVAYNRTHLETPAHTLAELDAAADGLGVASFATAVHVHLVRGADGGWTAAWSNAGHPPPLLVPAEGEPRLLAGEEADVPLCVAPGEPRMTHRHPIGAGDTLILYTDGLVEVPGEHLSEGIARMSGAAAEARRLPVGELCDRLLARVVEIRDDIALIAFRPR, encoded by the coding sequence GTGGCCGAGCCGCAGCTGACGCCGGAGGCGTTCGACCGGGCGATCGTGGTGATCGCGCTGACGGCCGGACCCGGCCACCGGTTGGTCTACGTCAACGAGGCCTTCCGTGACCTCTTCGGCGACCGGCCCCTCGGCGGGCCGGTCGCCGAGGTGTTCGCCGACGAAGGGGCCGAGGGCCTGGTCGACACGCTCGACCAGGTCCTCGCCGACTCCACCGCCCGCCAGGTCACCGCCCACCGCACGGTCGCCTCGCCCGGCGCCAGCGGGCCCGACGACCACCGGCACTTCGTCTACTCCTGCTCGCCGGCCGCCTCCCGCTACGGCCCCGGCGTGCTGATCGCCGCGATCGACACCACCGCCCAGGTGCACTCCGCGCGGCAGGCCGAGCTGCTCGCCCTGGAACGGCTGCACGCCCTCCAGCGGTACGAGGCGCTGGTCTCGGCGGTTTCGCAGATGGTCTGGCTCGCCCAGCCGGACGGCACGCTCACCGAACTCGTCCCCGGCTGGCAGGAGCTCACCGGCCAGACCCTCGACCAGTCCGCCTCGCGCGGCTGGTTGGAGGCCGTCCACCCGCGCGACCGGGACCGGCTGACCGCCCTGTGGTCCCGTGCCCACCGCGAACAGCCGCCACTGGTCGAGTACACCTTCCGGGTGCGGACCGACGGCGGCGGCTACCGGCACGTCCGCTCCCGAGCAGTCCCGATCGTCCGGGACGGCGAGCTGGTCGAATGGATCGGCACCACCACGGACGTCGAGGACCGGTGGCGGCGCCGGCTGCGCGAGCGCCTGCTCGCCCGGGCCGGCGGGGTCACCGACGTCGAGGGGCCCGAGGACGCCTTCGCCGCGCTCGCCGCCGCCGTCGTCCCCGAACTCACCGACGCCTGCGCCGTCTACCTGCTCTCCGGCGCCTCCGGGGAAGAGCTCACCGGCGTCCGGGTCGCCTCCGTCGCCCGGCCCGGACTGCCGCCGCTGCCGCCGATCCGCCGCCAGTCCTACCGGCTCGGCGCCAAGTCCCGGCTCGCGGTCGCCCAGCGACGGCCCAAGCTGCTGACCTTCCCGGCCGGACAGGTGCCCGACGGCGCCGTCCCCTCGATCTCCGCCGAATGGCTCAACGAGGCCCGCGCCACCAGCCTCACCCTGCTGCCGATCGAGGTCGACGGCACCGTGGTCGCGCTCGCCGCGGCCGCCCGCTGCGAGGACTCCGAGCCGCCCTGCGAGGCCGACATCGAGCTGCTGCACGAGGTCCTGCAGCGCGCCCAGACCCCGCTGCACCAGGCCCTGGAACTCCAGCGGACCCGGCACGCCGCGCTCGTCCTGCAGCGGGCACTGCTCACCGAGCCGCCCGCCGTAGAGGGCGCCGAACTCGCCACCCGCTACCAGCCCGGCAGCCGCACCGCCGAGGTCGGCGGCGACTGGTACGACGCCTTCCCGCTGCCCGACGGATCGCTCGCGCTGACCATCGGCGACGTCGCCGGTCACGACCTGGCCGCCGCCACCACCATGGGCCAGCTGCGCTCGATGCTCCGCTCGGTGGCCTACAACCGCACCCACCTGGAGACGCCCGCGCACACCCTGGCCGAACTGGACGCGGCCGCCGACGGGCTGGGAGTGGCCTCCTTCGCCACCGCCGTCCACGTGCACCTGGTGCGCGGCGCGGACGGCGGCTGGACGGCGGCCTGGTCGAACGCCGGGCACCCGCCGCCGCTGCTGGTCCCCGCCGAGGGCGAACCCCGGCTGCTGGCGGGGGAGGAGGCCGACGTGCCGCTGTGCGTGGCGCCCGGCGAGCCCCGGATGACCCACCGTCACCCGATCGGCGCGGGTGACACCCTGATCCTCTACACCGACGGCCTGGTCGAGGTGCCCGGCGAGCACCTGTCGGAGGGCATCGCCCGGATGAGCGGCGCGGCCGCCGAGGCCCGCCGCCTGCCGGTCGGCGAGCTCTGCGACCGGCTGCTGGCCCGGGTCGTCGAGATCCGCGACGACATCGCGCTGATCGCCTTCCGGCCGCGCTGA
- a CDS encoding SHOCT domain-containing protein, translated as MDDYPLLNLFWTMLWFFLWILWFFLLFKIITDIFRSNDMGGWGKAGWIIFVIILPFLGVFVYLIARGKSMGERDLAQMQQNEAAFKRYVQDAAGSSGGAGGVSHADELAKLADLRTSGAISEEEFQKAKAKLLA; from the coding sequence GTGGACGACTATCCGCTGCTCAACCTGTTCTGGACCATGCTGTGGTTCTTCCTGTGGATCCTGTGGTTCTTCCTGCTCTTCAAGATCATCACGGACATCTTCCGCAGCAACGACATGGGCGGCTGGGGCAAGGCCGGCTGGATCATCTTCGTGATCATCCTGCCGTTCCTCGGTGTGTTCGTGTACCTGATCGCCCGCGGCAAGTCGATGGGTGAGCGCGACCTCGCCCAGATGCAGCAGAACGAGGCCGCCTTCAAGAGGTACGTCCAGGACGCCGCGGGCAGCAGTGGCGGCGCGGGCGGGGTCAGTCACGCCGACGAGCTGGCCAAGCTGGCCGACCTCAGGACCAGTGGTGCCATCAGCGAGGAGGAGTTCCAGAAGGCCAAGGCCAAGCTGCTGGCCTGA
- a CDS encoding DUF6755 family protein: MTLPEGHYPENYHPGSDEPRLNRPVPERYPQIRATSGYGDPRVTGTGPGPGAGTEQQPERSAILTARVVLAITVVIGQLWALTVATNAWMQGNTTTAWWCTGFSAASFLVVLLAWRASPHDR; the protein is encoded by the coding sequence ATGACGCTCCCCGAGGGGCACTACCCCGAGAACTACCACCCGGGCAGCGACGAGCCCCGGCTCAACCGGCCGGTGCCGGAGCGCTACCCGCAGATCCGGGCGACCAGCGGCTACGGCGACCCGCGGGTCACCGGCACCGGTCCGGGCCCCGGCGCCGGGACCGAGCAGCAACCCGAGCGCTCGGCGATCCTCACCGCCCGCGTGGTGCTGGCGATCACCGTGGTGATCGGCCAGCTGTGGGCGCTGACGGTGGCCACCAACGCCTGGATGCAGGGCAACACCACCACCGCCTGGTGGTGCACCGGCTTCTCGGCGGCGTCCTTCCTGGTCGTCCTGCTGGCCTGGCGGGCCTCCCCGCACGACCGCTGA
- a CDS encoding Rieske 2Fe-2S domain-containing protein, whose amino-acid sequence MTTLPPAGPTEEEQAVLRDRISADSLTTRRDYLRIVATVSGGLVVGSTVVSAGVLHRHGDGSAPPLKVADQLGSGEAVTFNYPGENDRAMAIKLADGSVVGYSTVCTHLACGVLWRKGRGEEGELYCPCHEGVFSARTGEVTAGPPPRPLPKVIMVEDAAGAVWAIGTARSGEGVEAGLCRGLRDRDPALAEAAGCPKDGS is encoded by the coding sequence GTGACCACCCTGCCGCCCGCCGGCCCCACCGAGGAGGAGCAGGCCGTGCTGCGCGACCGGATCAGCGCCGACTCGCTGACCACCCGGCGCGACTACCTGCGGATCGTGGCGACCGTCTCCGGCGGGCTGGTGGTCGGCTCGACCGTGGTCTCCGCCGGGGTGCTGCACCGCCACGGGGACGGCTCCGCGCCGCCGTTGAAGGTCGCCGACCAGCTGGGCAGCGGCGAGGCGGTGACCTTCAACTACCCGGGCGAGAACGACCGGGCGATGGCGATCAAGCTGGCGGACGGCTCGGTGGTCGGCTACTCGACCGTCTGCACCCACCTGGCCTGCGGCGTGCTGTGGCGCAAGGGCAGGGGGGAGGAGGGCGAGCTGTACTGCCCGTGCCACGAGGGCGTGTTCAGTGCGCGGACCGGCGAGGTGACGGCCGGGCCGCCGCCCCGTCCGCTGCCCAAGGTGATCATGGTGGAGGACGCCGCGGGCGCGGTCTGGGCGATCGGCACCGCCCGCTCCGGCGAGGGCGTGGAGGCCGGGCTCTGCCGCGGTCTGCGCGACCGCGACCCCGCGCTGGCCGAGGCGGCCGGCTGCCCGAAGGACGGCTCCTGA